One part of the Arabidopsis thaliana chromosome 4, partial sequence genome encodes these proteins:
- the MBR2 gene encoding RING/U-box superfamily protein (RING/U-box superfamily protein; FUNCTIONS IN: zinc ion binding; EXPRESSED IN: 24 plant structures; EXPRESSED DURING: 14 growth stages; CONTAINS InterPro DOMAIN/s: Zinc finger, RING-type (InterPro:IPR001841), Zinc finger, C3HC4 RING-type (InterPro:IPR018957); BEST Arabidopsis thaliana protein match is: RING/U-box superfamily protein (TAIR:AT2G15530.3); Has 8873 Blast hits to 7809 proteins in 315 species: Archae - 0; Bacteria - 89; Metazoa - 2441; Fungi - 580; Plants - 3871; Viruses - 41; Other Eukaryotes - 1851 (source: NCBI BLink).), protein MQGPRSTGDSSTGINYADGEPICSTNSETTSNNILNPVDVQFPNNTTGSGRPTYASSSSHVVQNHNWWSFGESSSRLGPSDHLNSNGSKTDRQLLSDGYGFEEGQSGMLLPGESFLRGSSSSHMLSHVNLGKDMDIGSGLQTSGVVIRHNNCETSLGSSSQTAEERSSGPGSSLGGLGSSCKRKALEGAPSHSFPGESHGCFFQTENGAWNEGLAQYDASSSLSLSMPSQNSPNVNNQSGLPEPRFGLGGGRAVTASAFPSTRSTETISRPGRRLNPGQPPESVAFSFTQSGSSVRQQQQLPATSPFVDPLDARAIPVTGSSSSGDGQPSMIHLPALTRNIHQFAWSASSSSRANSMPEEGLSPWDAPRINSEQPVFTTPANETRNPVQDQFCWSFTRGNPSTSGDSPFVPRAGSSSGIHGLQPNPTWVTPHNQSRISEVAPWSLFPSIESESATHGASLPLLPTGPSVSSNEAAAPSGSSSRSHRSRQRRSGLLLERQNDHLHLRHLGRSLAADNDGRNRLISEIRQVLSAMRRGENLRFEDYMVFDPLIYQGMAEMHDRHRDMRLDVDNMSYEELLALGERIGDVSTGLSEEVILKVMKQHKHTSSAAGSHQDMEPCCVCQEEYAEGDDLGTLGCGHEFHTACVKQWLMLKNLCPICKTVALST, encoded by the exons ATGCAAGGTCCACGAAGCACTGGTGATTCATCGACTGGAATAAATTATGCAGATGGAGAACCCATCTGTAGCACCAATTCAGAGACTACTTCCAATAACATCCTGAATCCAGTGGATGTTCAGTTTCCAAACAATACTACAGGTTCAGGACGACCAACTTACGCAAGCTCTAGCTCGCATGTTGTTCAAAATCATAACTGGTGGAGTTTTGGTGAATCCAGCTCTAGATTGGGGCCTTCTGATCATTTAAATTCCAATGGTTCAAAGACTGATCGACAGCTTCTCTCAGATGGCTATGGATTTGAGGAAGGGCAATCAGGTATGTTGTTACCTGGAGAGTCCTTTTTGCGTGGGTCAAGCTCTAGTCATATGTTAAGTCATGTAAATCTGGGCAAGGACATGGACATTGGTAGTGGTCTGCAGACTTCTGGGGTCGTTATCCGCCATAATAACTGCGAGACTTCATTGGGAAGCTCAAGTCAAACCGCAGAGGAGAGAAGCAGTGGTCCAGGTTCTTCGTTGGGTGGTCTAGGTTCATCCTGCAAAAGAAAGGCTCTTGAAGGAGCTCCTAGCCATTCTTTCCCTGGTGAAAGTCATGGTTGCTTTTTTCAAACTGAGAATGGTGCTTGGAATGAGGGTCTTGCTCAATATGATGCTTCAAGTAGCTTAAGTTTGTCTATGCCCTCACAAAATTCTCCAAATGTTAATAATCAGTCTGGTCTACCAGAACCAAGATTTGGATTGGGTGGTGGGAGAGCAGTTACAGCAAGTGCTTTTCCTTCTACAAGAAGCACGGAAACCATCTCTAGACCTGGCAGGCGGTTAAATCCTGGGCAGCCACCAGAGTCAGTTGCATTCAGCTTCACACAGTCCGGTAGTTCTGTGCGTCAGCAACAGCAGTTACCAGCAACTTCTCCTTTTGTTGACCCTCTGGATGCAAGAGCAATACCAGTTACAGGTAGCTCAAGCAGTGGTGATGGTCAGCCAAGTATGATCCACCTTCCTGCATTGACAAGAAATATACACCAATTTGCTTGGAGTGCTTCGTCTAGTTCGAGAGCAAACAGTATGCCTGAAGAGGGATTGTCACCATGGGACGCGCCAAGAATAAACTCAGAGCAGCCAGTCTTTACTACACCTGCAAATGAAACGAGAAATCCAGTGCAGGATCAGTTTTGTTGGAGTTTCACTCGTGGAAACCCTAGTACATCTGGAGATTCTCCCTTTGTTCCTCGAGCAGGATCGAGTTCAGGGATCCATGGTTTGCAGCCGAATCCCACTTGGGTTACTCCCCATAATCAATCAAGAATATCAGAAGTTGCTCCGTGGTCTTTATTTCCTAGTATCGAATCTGAATCTGCTACTCATGGTGCTTCTCTTCCATTACTACCCACAGGGCCTTCTGTTTCCTCGAATGAAGCTGCAGCGCCGTCTGGATCTAGTAGTCGTAGTCATCGCTCTCGACAAAGAAGATCGGGATTATTACTGGAAAGGCAAAATGATCATCTCCATTTGCGTCACTTAGGAAGAAGCTTAGCTGCTGATAATGATGGAAGGAACCGGCTGATTTCCGAG ATACGGCAGGTGTTGAGTGCCATGCGAAGAGGGGAGAATTTACGGTTTGAG GATTATATGGTATTCGATCCACTGATCTACCAAGGTATGGCCGAGATGCATGATAGGCATCGGGATATGCGTCTTGATGTTGATAACATGTCATATGAG GAGCTATTGGCACTTGGGGAACGCATAGGAGATGTGAGCACTGGTCTAAGCGAAGAGGTGATCCTGAAAGTAATGAAACAGCACAAACATACATCATCCGCTGCTGGCTCTCACCAGGACATGGAGCCTTGCTGTGTCTGTCAG GAAGAGTATGCAGAAGGAGATGATCTTGGAACACTGGGATGTGGTCATGAATTTCACACTGCCTGCGTCAAGCAATGGCTGATGCTCAAGAATCTCTGCCCAATTTGTAAGACTGTGGCTTTATCGACATAA